One region of Salvelinus sp. IW2-2015 linkage group LG6.1, ASM291031v2, whole genome shotgun sequence genomic DNA includes:
- the LOC111965007 gene encoding membrane-spanning 4-domains subfamily A member 8-like, with translation MSTSITTANGVVVVTQVFPLVESGKASVPLLNVTPQIQSAPPAVPLPTTKVSEMTRVFLQVQTQSLGIVQIVLGLVCMVVSLSALLTPXLYDQFPLFMGVAFVLSGSLTVAARKGTRLSLIKGTLAVNVVSVLVALAGVAYICMLLTVKHEDGFCTETDDNYTSDSNQNRIKECTSMVRTIYVSIYGSDLVHVILLYLFLMLTSGNSVTFQTHEVGGTLSGEDGS, from the exons ATGTCCACCTCTATCACAACTGCAAATGGAGTTGTGGTAGTGACACAAGTGTTCCCCTTGGTGGAGAGTGGCAAGGCTTCAGTGCCACTTCTGAATGTCACTCCCCAAATCCAGAGTGCGCCCCCCGCTGTGCCACTGCCTACCACTAAAGTGTCAGAGATGACAAGGGTGTTCCTGCAGGTTCAGACACAATCTCTTGGG ATTGTGCAGATCGTCCTTGGATTGGTGTGCATGGTGGTGAGCCTGTCTGCTCTTCTCACCCCTWTCCTGTATGACCAGTTCCCGCTCTTCATGGGAGTTGCT TTTGTCCTCTCTGGATCTCTCACTGTGGCTGCCCGGAAAGGAACACGTTTGAGTCTG ATTAAAGGGACTCTGGCTGTGAATGTTGTCAGTGTTCTTGTGGCTCTGGCTGGGGTTGCCTATATTTGCATGCTGCTGACTGTAAAACATGAAGATGGTTTCTGCACCGAAACTGACGACAACTATACTTCCGATTCCAACCAGAACAGGATAAAGGAATGCACAAGCATGGTTAGGACAATATATGTAAGTATTTATGGAAGTGACCTGGTTCATGTAATTTTGCTGTATTTATTTCTTATGCTAACTTCAGGGAACTCAGTAACCTTCCAAACacatgaggttggtggcaccttaagtggggaggacggctcgtag